GGGCTCGTCGCACGGAGCCACGCGGATCTTCCGGCAGGGCTACGCCGATGCCGATTACGTCGCCCTGACGACCCGGGCGCTCGCACGCTGGGACGCGCTCGAGGCGCGTGCAGGCAGACAGCTCCTCGACCGGACCGGCGCGGTGGACCACGGACGGCCGGAGGTGGTCGACGCCATCGCCGCGGCACTGGCCGACGCGGGCATCCCCCACGAGACGCTCACGCCGGAGCAGGCGGCCGAGCGCTGGCCCGGCATCGCGTTCGAGGGGCACGTGCTCACCCACGCCACCGCCGGACGCATCCGCTCCGCCGAGGCGATCGAGGCGTTCCTGACGCTCGCCGAGGCCACCGGGTCGGCGGACCTCCGCTTCGACACCCGGGTGACGGGCATCGAGGACCACGGCGACGAACTGACGGTGTCGACGAGCGACGGCGCGCGGATCCGCAGCCGGTCGGTGATCGCGGCCACGGGATCCTGGGCCCCCACGCTGGTCGGTGACCTGCTCGCCCGACGCGGGGCGCGCCTCCCGGCCGTCCGCGTCACCCAGGAGCAGCCCGCCCACTTCCCCAGCCACCTGCCGGACGAGGCGTGGCCGAGCTTCGTGCACTGGGCCGACGGCGACGACGTGTACGGCCTGCTGACCCCGGGCGAGGGCGTGAAGGTGGGCTTCCACGGAACGGGGCCGGTGGTCGACCCGGACCACCGTGACTTCACCCCGGCGCCCGCGGAGGCCGAGCGCCTGCAGGCGTACGTCGCGCGGTACGTCCCCGGTGTCGACGCCTCGAGGCCGACCTTCATCAGCTGTCTGTACGACACGACGCCCGACGAGGACTTCGTCATCGACCGCCGCGGACCGCTCACCGTCGCGACCGGGTTCTCGGGGCACGGGTTCAAGTTCGCGCCCCTGCTCGGGGAGATGCTCGCGGACCTCGCCCTCGGGGGCTCGCCGCACCCGCGGTTCGCGCTGACCGGCTGACCGGCTGCGCGCGAGACCCGGCTGGTCGCCGCCGGGCCGCCCCACTACGGTGGTCGGGTGCGCATCGTGGTGGCTCCGGACTCGTTCAAGGGCA
This is a stretch of genomic DNA from Curtobacterium sp. 458. It encodes these proteins:
- a CDS encoding FAD-dependent oxidoreductase, with protein sequence MPAHELAPAHLVIGGGVVGAATAYALTARGERVVLVEQHGRGHDRGSSHGATRIFRQGYADADYVALTTRALARWDALEARAGRQLLDRTGAVDHGRPEVVDAIAAALADAGIPHETLTPEQAAERWPGIAFEGHVLTHATAGRIRSAEAIEAFLTLAEATGSADLRFDTRVTGIEDHGDELTVSTSDGARIRSRSVIAATGSWAPTLVGDLLARRGARLPAVRVTQEQPAHFPSHLPDEAWPSFVHWADGDDVYGLLTPGEGVKVGFHGTGPVVDPDHRDFTPAPAEAERLQAYVARYVPGVDASRPTFISCLYDTTPDEDFVIDRRGPLTVATGFSGHGFKFAPLLGEMLADLALGGSPHPRFALTG